The following are encoded together in the Bacillota bacterium genome:
- a CDS encoding MoxR family ATPase: MFSSIEELQQKLATCEYITDRNVATIVYLSLKLQKPLLVEGPAGVGKTELAKVLALATNSQLIRLQCYEGLDEAKALYEWNYQKQLLRLHLDQIHSKSWEEAKQNIFTPEFILTRPLLQALLSEVPIVLLIDEVDKSDEEFESFLLEILSDYQVTIPELGTIKALHIPIVILTSNNFREFGDALKRRCIHLYLDYPTYERELDIIYLKVPGIKQALAQQLVRFVQTIRKQKLKKAPSIAETIDWAQALLTLGINFVDEEIIQNTLNILLKYQSDIEKILPRVSSLIPEH; encoded by the coding sequence ATGTTTTCGTCTATTGAAGAACTCCAGCAAAAACTGGCCACGTGTGAATATATAACAGACCGTAATGTCGCAACAATTGTATACCTTTCCCTGAAACTTCAAAAGCCTCTTTTAGTAGAAGGTCCTGCAGGAGTCGGAAAAACCGAGCTGGCAAAAGTGTTAGCACTGGCAACAAATAGCCAATTGATTCGACTCCAGTGTTACGAAGGTTTAGATGAAGCAAAGGCTCTCTACGAATGGAATTATCAAAAGCAGCTTTTACGCCTTCACCTCGATCAAATCCATAGCAAATCCTGGGAGGAGGCTAAACAAAATATTTTCACTCCCGAGTTCATTTTAACCCGTCCCCTTTTACAGGCTTTACTGTCAGAAGTCCCAATTGTCTTGCTGATTGACGAAGTAGATAAAAGTGACGAAGAGTTTGAAAGTTTTCTTTTAGAAATCCTTTCGGACTACCAGGTTACAATCCCCGAATTAGGTACGATCAAGGCGCTTCATATTCCGATCGTCATTCTCACCAGCAATAACTTTCGCGAGTTTGGTGATGCCTTAAAAAGAAGGTGCATTCACCTCTATTTGGACTACCCTACCTATGAACGGGAACTGGATATTATTTATCTTAAAGTGCCGGGAATCAAGCAAGCCCTTGCCCAACAACTTGTCCGTTTTGTTCAAACGATTAGGAAGCAAAAATTAAAAAAGGCTCCTAGCATCGCCGAAACCATTGATTGGGCTCAAGCCCTCTTAACTTTAGGGATAAACTTCGTTGATGAAGAAATCATCCAAAACACCCTGAATATCCTTTTAAAGTACCAGAGTGATATTGAAAAAATCTTACCGCGTGTTTCTTCTTTGATTCCAGAACATTAA
- the guaB gene encoding IMP dehydrogenase produces the protein MVGDRFAKVGLTFDDVLLIPGKSSVLPRDVDVSTNLTKDIKLNIPIVSAGMDTVTEGRMAIALAREGGIGIIHKNMPIERQAAEVDRVKRSEHGVITDPISLSPQHSVRDALKIMEHYHISGVPITVNGKLVGIITNRDIRFEDDLDRPITEVMTKENLITAPVGTTLLEAKNILRCHKIEKLPIVDDQYYLRGLITIKDIEKARQYPNAAKDLKGRLRVGAAVGVGADLLDRVKALIKAGVDVIVIDTAHGHSSGVLAAVELIKNQLPDLPLMAGNVATAEATRDLIEAGADAVKVGIGPGSICTTRVIAGIGIPQVTAIVECSEEAQKYGIPIIADGGIKYSGDITKALAAGASSVMLGSLLAGTEESPGEIEIYQGRSYKVYRGMGSLSAMREGSMDRYFQNNPEKLVPEGVEGRVPYKGPLSETIFQLIGGLRAGMGYCGVKNIKELQIKTKFIKITNAGLRESHPHNVDITKEAPNYSL, from the coding sequence GTGGTTGGAGATAGATTCGCAAAAGTCGGGCTTACCTTTGATGATGTTCTCCTGATTCCCGGAAAATCATCGGTCCTACCCCGCGACGTAGATGTCTCAACAAATCTTACAAAGGACATTAAATTGAACATTCCTATTGTAAGTGCCGGAATGGATACGGTTACCGAGGGGCGGATGGCGATTGCTTTGGCACGGGAAGGCGGAATCGGGATCATTCATAAAAATATGCCTATTGAACGCCAAGCGGCGGAAGTGGACCGGGTAAAGCGCTCGGAGCACGGAGTAATAACTGATCCAATTTCTTTAAGCCCCCAGCATTCTGTTAGAGACGCGTTAAAAATTATGGAACACTATCATATTTCGGGTGTTCCCATTACAGTAAATGGGAAACTTGTTGGAATTATTACAAATCGAGATATCAGATTTGAAGACGATCTGGACCGCCCTATTACCGAAGTGATGACCAAGGAAAACCTCATTACCGCTCCTGTGGGAACTACACTTTTAGAAGCAAAAAACATTTTGCGCTGCCATAAAATCGAAAAGTTACCGATCGTTGATGACCAATACTACCTGCGCGGGTTAATTACCATCAAAGACATTGAAAAGGCCCGGCAATATCCCAACGCCGCCAAAGATTTAAAAGGGCGCCTCCGGGTGGGGGCCGCAGTCGGAGTAGGGGCAGATTTACTCGACCGCGTCAAAGCCCTTATAAAAGCGGGTGTTGATGTGATTGTGATTGATACCGCCCACGGTCACTCAAGCGGAGTTCTCGCTGCTGTTGAGTTAATCAAGAACCAGCTCCCTGATCTCCCTTTAATGGCAGGTAACGTTGCTACCGCAGAAGCTACCAGAGATTTAATCGAAGCAGGTGCAGATGCAGTAAAGGTCGGCATCGGACCCGGTTCGATATGTACAACGAGAGTAATCGCGGGGATTGGAATTCCGCAGGTTACCGCGATTGTCGAATGCTCCGAGGAAGCCCAAAAATACGGAATTCCCATTATTGCTGACGGTGGGATTAAATACTCCGGCGACATAACTAAGGCTTTAGCCGCCGGTGCAAGTTCCGTAATGCTAGGAAGTCTTCTTGCAGGCACTGAGGAAAGTCCCGGGGAAATAGAAATCTATCAAGGTAGGAGTTATAAAGTATACCGTGGCATGGGTTCCTTAAGTGCAATGCGGGAAGGAAGCATGGATCGTTATTTTCAAAATAATCCGGAAAAACTTGTACCGGAGGGGGTAGAAGGGCGCGTCCCCTACAAGGGTCCCCTTTCCGAAACTATTTTCCAATTAATTGGAGGCCTGCGAGCAGGAATGGGATACTGCGGCGTGAAGAATATCAAAGAGCTCCAAATAAAAACTAAATTTATTAAAATTACCAACGCCGGGCTACGTGAAAGCCATCCTCATAATGTTGACATTACAAAAGAGGCTCCTAATTACAGCCTCTAA
- the cobC gene encoding alpha-ribazole phosphatase, translating into MTRLLLVRHGQTGWNHDARYQGHTDIELSEAGFKQAQLLAQRLVREPVEAVYASDLRRAFETARIVAAPHKLQVQTVPELREINFGAWEGLTFEEIKTQFRELAANWYTSPAKIRIPQGETFAELKERAYNTVMELVKKHDPGTLIIVTHGGTIRAIICALLNIDLNHAFRIRQDNGALNIIEYYENRGVLCLLNDTHHLCS; encoded by the coding sequence TTGACAAGGTTACTCTTAGTACGTCACGGCCAAACGGGCTGGAACCATGATGCCCGTTACCAGGGCCATACAGATATTGAACTAAGCGAAGCGGGTTTTAAGCAGGCCCAATTGCTGGCGCAACGGCTTGTCCGGGAGCCGGTGGAAGCCGTTTATGCCAGCGATCTTAGACGTGCTTTTGAAACAGCACGTATCGTCGCTGCTCCCCATAAATTACAGGTTCAAACAGTTCCTGAATTACGTGAAATTAACTTTGGAGCTTGGGAAGGACTTACTTTCGAAGAAATTAAAACCCAATTTAGGGAATTGGCAGCCAACTGGTATACCTCTCCCGCGAAAATCCGCATTCCTCAAGGAGAAACATTCGCGGAATTAAAAGAAAGGGCGTATAATACCGTTATGGAATTGGTTAAAAAACATGATCCGGGAACATTGATCATTGTAACGCACGGGGGAACCATCAGAGCAATTATCTGTGCTCTTTTGAACATTGACTTAAATCACGCCTTCCGAATTCGTCAGGATAACGGAGCCCTGAATATTATTGAATACTATGAGAATCGCGGCGTTTTGTGTCTTCTTAACGATACACACCACCTCTGTTCCTGA
- the cobD gene encoding threonine-phosphate decarboxylase CobD yields MQNYKHGGNLLTIATKYGLKPKNIIDFSTNTNPLGPPKEIKTILKKSLSLVTLYPEPDCQTLKKAIAPVLQIPQQQITFSNGAVELIYLAVQALQPHTVLIPGPTFREYEIACRVWKVRVKHLKLSPQRGFIPSLAHLKRGVQGTDLVFLCNPNNPTGRLIPPGILKPFLEFCFKQSIFVVIDESFLFFHPQWKQLTCIPETKKNKRILIIQSLTKFYAIPGLRVGYGVGHPETIAFLSSFQPPWQVNNLAQAVTSLTFRVKEYARQTRELIMRERDFLASYLWKIPCLEVLPSAANFLLVKLQPPLSASDVEDQLARRGILIRNCSNFAFLGDNFIRIAVKKRPENLLLLKNLEDIIKSKCKEGLTT; encoded by the coding sequence ATGCAAAATTACAAGCACGGGGGAAATCTTCTTACAATTGCAACAAAATACGGGCTAAAGCCCAAAAATATAATTGATTTTAGTACCAATACCAATCCTTTGGGTCCTCCCAAAGAGATCAAAACAATTTTAAAAAAAAGCCTCTCCCTGGTTACGCTTTATCCGGAACCGGACTGCCAAACATTAAAAAAAGCCATCGCGCCTGTGCTGCAAATTCCACAGCAACAAATCACTTTCTCCAACGGAGCCGTAGAACTAATTTACCTGGCAGTTCAGGCTCTTCAGCCTCATACTGTCCTCATTCCCGGCCCCACTTTCAGAGAGTACGAAATCGCCTGCCGGGTATGGAAAGTACGGGTTAAACACTTGAAGCTTTCGCCCCAAAGGGGTTTTATCCCAAGTCTTGCGCACCTGAAGCGGGGAGTGCAAGGGACCGACCTGGTTTTCCTCTGCAATCCAAACAATCCTACCGGTCGTCTTATCCCGCCGGGAATCTTAAAGCCTTTTCTAGAATTCTGTTTCAAGCAATCGATTTTTGTGGTTATTGATGAATCCTTTCTTTTCTTTCATCCCCAATGGAAACAACTAACCTGTATCCCGGAGACCAAAAAAAATAAAAGAATTCTAATCATCCAATCCCTTACCAAGTTTTACGCGATTCCAGGCCTTAGGGTTGGTTATGGAGTTGGACATCCAGAAACTATCGCCTTTTTAAGTAGTTTCCAACCACCATGGCAAGTAAATAATCTCGCCCAGGCGGTCACTTCTTTAACTTTTCGCGTAAAAGAGTACGCCCGACAAACACGCGAGCTTATTATGCGCGAACGCGATTTTTTAGCCTCTTATTTATGGAAAATACCATGCCTGGAGGTTCTCCCTTCGGCAGCTAACTTCTTGCTAGTGAAACTTCAACCCCCTCTCTCAGCTTCGGATGTAGAAGATCAACTTGCCAGGAGAGGTATTCTCATTAGGAACTGTAGTAATTTTGCGTTTCTGGGTGATAATTTTATTAGAATTGCGGTAAAAAAGAGACCGGAAAACTTATTGCTGCTAAAGAACCTCGAGGATATTATCAAGTCGAAATGTAAGGAGGGTTTGACTACTTGA